Proteins encoded by one window of Streptomyces sp. LX-29:
- a CDS encoding AfsR/SARP family transcriptional regulator — protein MEFGLLGPVAVATPGHGPLPLGPTKRRSVLAMLLLQPNTTVSVEQLIACLWEEEPPVHARTVIQGHVSQLRAALATGGAEAYGVELDTVGRAYRLRTPETLVDAHRFSELAALARPEDEPAHAIDLLREALSLWRGPALTGTVSSPPFAAAAHALEERRLAAVESLATAHVTLGEHDRAAAALAPQAAAHPLREGLVAALMLALYRIGRQSDAIDCYHRTRRMLADDLGVDPGERLRGAYEEIITGAPTRRPEPHGHPSGRPAPYGAPSPAGPGTGPGSGPGSGLGRPKDTTAPQQPGDTPAVSWGVGPAGGTEAAVPRPRWARPADPAASGGEAPATPAPQLLPRPPAGFLGRDAELAQLTRLALPEAECAEDSRVALVTGPAGVGKTALAVRWGHAHARAFPDGRLFADLRGFSAQESAEPAHILRDFLLTLGVAADRIPESVEAASALYRSLAAGRRLLVVLDNAGSSAQVRPLLPAGLNCVTLVTSRSRLDGLVATDSARSLRLHPLGPQDGVALLGAVLGPDRVAEDPAAAQELVALCNGLPLALRAAAAQLTARPRWRLARLAAALRDERQRLALLSAEDTGVAAALRASVARLSADDVRLLATLGTGFAREVDAAAVAAVAGADPERTRDALDRLAEMHLIDEEATNRYVMTDLVKLFAQDEEGPTEPREGDGRYR, from the coding sequence GTGGAGTTCGGACTGCTCGGCCCGGTAGCCGTCGCCACCCCCGGGCACGGACCGCTGCCCCTGGGCCCGACCAAGCGGCGCAGCGTGCTGGCCATGCTGCTGCTCCAGCCCAACACCACCGTCTCGGTGGAGCAGTTGATCGCCTGTCTGTGGGAGGAGGAGCCGCCGGTCCACGCGCGCACGGTCATCCAGGGCCATGTCTCCCAGCTCCGCGCCGCCCTCGCCACCGGGGGCGCGGAGGCGTACGGCGTCGAGCTGGACACCGTCGGCCGCGCCTACCGGCTGCGCACCCCGGAGACGCTGGTGGACGCGCACCGGTTCAGCGAACTGGCCGCGCTGGCCCGGCCGGAGGACGAGCCGGCCCACGCCATCGACCTGCTCCGCGAGGCGCTGTCGCTGTGGCGCGGCCCGGCCCTGACCGGCACCGTCTCCAGCCCCCCGTTCGCCGCGGCCGCGCACGCGCTGGAGGAGCGCCGCCTGGCCGCCGTGGAGTCCCTCGCCACCGCCCACGTCACGCTGGGCGAACACGACCGCGCCGCCGCCGCCCTGGCCCCCCAGGCCGCCGCCCACCCCCTCCGCGAGGGGCTCGTGGCCGCCCTCATGCTCGCCCTCTACCGCATCGGCCGGCAGTCCGACGCCATCGACTGCTACCACCGCACCCGCCGGATGCTCGCCGACGACCTCGGCGTCGACCCGGGCGAACGGCTGCGCGGGGCCTATGAGGAGATCATCACCGGGGCCCCGACCCGCCGCCCGGAGCCCCACGGACACCCGTCCGGTCGGCCCGCTCCGTACGGGGCGCCGTCCCCCGCCGGCCCCGGCACCGGCCCCGGCTCCGGCCCCGGCTCCGGCCTCGGCAGGCCGAAGGACACCACCGCCCCCCAGCAGCCGGGAGACACTCCCGCCGTGTCGTGGGGCGTGGGTCCGGCGGGCGGGACCGAGGCCGCCGTGCCCCGCCCGCGATGGGCGCGGCCGGCGGACCCCGCCGCCTCCGGGGGCGAGGCCCCCGCGACGCCCGCGCCGCAGCTGCTGCCGCGGCCGCCCGCCGGATTCCTGGGCAGGGACGCGGAGTTGGCGCAGCTCACCCGGCTGGCGCTGCCGGAGGCGGAGTGCGCGGAGGACAGCAGGGTGGCCCTGGTGACCGGGCCGGCGGGAGTCGGCAAGACGGCGCTGGCGGTGCGCTGGGGGCACGCGCACGCGAGGGCCTTCCCCGACGGGCGGCTCTTCGCCGACCTGCGCGGGTTCAGCGCGCAGGAGTCGGCCGAACCCGCCCACATCCTGCGGGACTTCCTGCTGACCCTGGGTGTGGCCGCCGACCGCATACCCGAGTCGGTGGAGGCGGCCTCCGCGCTGTACCGGTCGCTGGCGGCCGGCCGCCGGCTGCTGGTGGTGCTGGACAACGCGGGCAGCTCCGCCCAGGTGCGTCCCCTGCTGCCGGCCGGCCTGAACTGCGTGACCCTGGTGACCAGCCGCAGTCGGCTGGACGGGCTGGTGGCCACCGACTCGGCCCGCTCGCTGCGGCTGCACCCGCTCGGCCCCCAGGACGGCGTGGCGCTGCTCGGCGCCGTGCTCGGGCCCGATCGCGTCGCCGAGGATCCGGCGGCGGCCCAGGAGCTGGTCGCGCTCTGCAACGGGCTGCCGCTGGCGCTGCGCGCGGCCGCCGCCCAGCTCACCGCCCGCCCCCGCTGGCGGCTCGCCCGCCTCGCCGCCGCGCTGCGCGACGAGCGCCAGCGGCTCGCCCTGCTCTCCGCCGAGGACACCGGCGTGGCGGCGGCCCTGCGGGCCTCCGTCGCCCGGCTCTCGGCCGACGACGTACGGCTCCTCGCCACCCTCGGCACCGGCTTCGCCCGAGAGGTGGACGCGGCCGCGGTGGCCGCGGTGGCCGGCGCCGACCCCGAGCGCACCAGGGACGCGCTGGACCGGCTGGCCGAGATGCACCTGATCGACGAGGAGGCCACCAACCGGTACGTCATGACGGACCTGGTCAAGCTGTTCGCCCAGGACGAGGAGGGCCCGACGGAGCCGCGTGAGGGGGACGGTCGCTACCGTTAA
- a CDS encoding M18 family aminopeptidase translates to MSYAYRFDRGHTDDLLSFLAAGPSPYHAVAAAAERLEKAGFRQVEETDAWDGRAGGMYVLRGGAIVAWYVPEGASPATPYRIVGAHTDSPNLRVKPIPDTGAHGWRQIAVEIYGGPLLNTWLDRDLGLAGRLSLRDGGERLVNIDRPLLRVPQLAIHLDRSVNTEGLKLDRQRHMTPIWGLGDTREGDLLRFLAEECGVHAADITGWDLMTHSVEPPAYLGRDGELVAGPRMDNLLSVHAGTAALAAVASRTDRTTPLPYIPVLAAFDHEENGSQSDTGAEGPLLGNVLERSVFARGGSYEDRARSLAGTVCLSSDTGHAVHPNYADRHEPGHHPVPNGGPILKVNVNQRYATDGRGRSVFAAACERAGVPWQSFVSNNAVPCGTTIGPITAARHGITTVDIGVAILSMHSARELCGADDPHLLATALASFLEG, encoded by the coding sequence ATGAGCTACGCGTACCGCTTCGACCGCGGCCACACCGACGACCTGCTCTCCTTCCTCGCGGCCGGCCCCTCCCCGTACCACGCGGTGGCAGCCGCCGCCGAGCGCCTGGAGAAGGCCGGCTTCCGTCAGGTCGAGGAGACCGACGCCTGGGACGGCCGGGCGGGCGGCATGTACGTGCTCCGCGGCGGCGCGATCGTCGCCTGGTACGTGCCCGAGGGCGCGAGCCCCGCCACCCCGTACCGCATCGTGGGCGCCCACACCGACTCGCCCAACCTGCGGGTGAAGCCGATCCCGGACACCGGCGCGCACGGCTGGCGGCAGATCGCCGTCGAGATCTACGGCGGCCCGCTGCTCAACACCTGGCTCGACCGCGACCTGGGGCTCGCCGGCCGGCTCTCGCTGCGCGACGGCGGCGAACGCCTGGTCAACATCGACAGACCCCTGCTGCGCGTGCCCCAACTCGCCATCCACCTCGACAGGTCGGTCAACACCGAGGGCCTCAAGCTCGACCGCCAGCGCCACATGACCCCCATCTGGGGCCTCGGCGACACCCGCGAGGGCGACCTGCTGCGCTTCCTCGCCGAGGAGTGCGGGGTGCACGCGGCCGACATCACCGGCTGGGACCTGATGACCCACAGCGTGGAGCCCCCGGCCTATCTGGGCCGCGACGGGGAGCTGGTGGCCGGTCCGCGGATGGACAACCTGCTGTCGGTGCACGCCGGTACGGCCGCGCTCGCCGCCGTCGCCTCCCGCACCGACCGCACCACCCCGCTGCCGTACATCCCGGTGCTCGCCGCCTTCGACCACGAGGAGAACGGCAGCCAGTCCGACACCGGCGCCGAGGGCCCGCTGCTCGGCAACGTGCTGGAGCGCTCGGTCTTCGCCCGCGGCGGCAGCTACGAGGACCGGGCACGGTCCCTCGCCGGCACCGTCTGCCTGTCCTCCGACACCGGCCACGCCGTCCACCCCAACTACGCCGACCGCCACGAGCCGGGCCACCACCCGGTGCCCAACGGCGGCCCCATCCTCAAGGTCAACGTCAACCAGCGGTACGCCACCGACGGCCGCGGCCGGTCCGTCTTCGCCGCCGCCTGCGAGCGCGCCGGCGTGCCGTGGCAGAGCTTCGTCTCGAACAACGCGGTGCCCTGCGGCACCACCATCGGCCCCATCACCGCCGCCCGACACGGCATCACCACCGTCGACATCGGTGTCGCGATCCTGTCCATGCACTCGGCGCGCGAGCTGTGCGGCGCCGACGACCCCCATCTGCTGGCCACCGCCCTCGCCTCGTTCCTGGAAGGCTGA
- a CDS encoding acyl-CoA dehydrogenase, translating into MGHYKSNLRDIEFNLFEVLGRDKLYGTGPFAEMDVETAKSVLSEIARLSENELADSYADSDRNPPVFDPETNTAPVPASFRKSYEAYMDAEWWRLGVPEDLGGTACPRSLLWACAETILGSNTPIWMYASGPAFAGVLHQEGTEEQLKIAQQMVDKQWGSTMVLTEPDAGSDVGAGRTKAIKQEDGSWHIEGVKRFITSGEHDLSENIIHFVLARPEGAGPGTKGLSLFVVPKYDFDWETGELGERNGAYATNVEHKMGLKASNTCEMTFGANHPAKGWLLGEKHDGIRQMFKIIEFARMMVGTKAMATLSTGYLNALEYAKERVQGPDLAAFTDKASPRVSITHHPDVRRSLMTQKAYAEGLRALVLYTASVQDEIEVLTAAGEDASAAHRLNDLLLPIVKGYGSEKAYEQLAQSLQTIGGSGYLQEYPLEQYIRDAKIDTLYEGTTAIQGQDFFFRKIVRDQGLALTTLSEEIKKFLAEAAGGEDLAAARDQLAKAAVDLEGIVGAMLTDLAATEQDVKAIYKVGLNATRLLMATGDVALGYLLLKGAAVATEKLPSASAKDVAFYTGKIAAAKFFAKEILPGVSVQRTIAESVDQSLMELDEAAY; encoded by the coding sequence ATGGGGCACTACAAGTCGAATCTCCGCGACATCGAGTTCAACCTCTTCGAGGTTCTCGGCCGCGACAAGCTGTACGGCACCGGCCCGTTCGCTGAGATGGACGTCGAGACCGCCAAGAGCGTGCTCTCCGAGATCGCCCGGCTCTCGGAGAACGAGCTCGCCGACTCCTACGCGGACAGCGACCGCAACCCGCCGGTCTTCGACCCCGAGACCAACACCGCCCCCGTCCCGGCCTCCTTCCGGAAGAGCTACGAGGCGTACATGGACGCCGAGTGGTGGCGCCTGGGCGTGCCGGAGGACCTCGGCGGCACCGCCTGCCCGCGCTCGCTGCTCTGGGCCTGCGCGGAGACGATCCTGGGCTCCAACACCCCGATATGGATGTACGCGTCGGGCCCGGCCTTCGCCGGCGTGCTGCACCAGGAGGGCACCGAGGAGCAGCTGAAGATCGCCCAGCAGATGGTGGACAAGCAGTGGGGCTCCACCATGGTGCTGACCGAGCCGGACGCCGGCTCGGACGTGGGCGCCGGCCGCACCAAGGCGATCAAGCAGGAGGACGGCTCCTGGCACATCGAGGGCGTCAAGCGCTTCATCACCTCGGGTGAGCACGACCTCTCCGAGAACATCATCCACTTCGTGCTGGCGCGTCCCGAGGGCGCGGGTCCGGGCACCAAGGGCCTGTCGCTGTTCGTCGTCCCGAAGTACGACTTCGACTGGGAGACCGGCGAGCTCGGCGAGCGCAACGGCGCCTACGCCACCAACGTCGAGCACAAGATGGGCCTGAAGGCCTCCAACACCTGCGAGATGACCTTCGGCGCCAACCACCCGGCCAAGGGCTGGCTGCTCGGCGAGAAGCACGACGGCATCCGCCAGATGTTCAAGATCATCGAGTTCGCCCGGATGATGGTCGGCACGAAGGCCATGGCCACCCTCTCCACCGGCTACCTCAACGCCCTGGAGTACGCCAAGGAGCGGGTGCAGGGCCCGGACCTGGCCGCCTTCACCGACAAGGCCTCGCCGCGCGTCTCCATCACCCACCACCCCGACGTGCGCCGCTCGCTGATGACGCAGAAGGCGTACGCGGAGGGCCTGCGCGCGCTCGTCCTCTACACCGCCAGCGTCCAGGACGAGATCGAGGTCCTGACCGCCGCCGGCGAGGACGCCTCCGCCGCGCACCGCCTCAACGACCTGCTGCTGCCCATCGTCAAGGGCTACGGCTCGGAGAAGGCGTACGAGCAGCTGGCGCAGTCCCTGCAGACCATCGGCGGCTCCGGCTACCTCCAGGAGTACCCGCTGGAGCAGTACATCCGGGACGCCAAGATCGACACCCTCTACGAGGGCACCACCGCCATCCAGGGCCAGGACTTCTTCTTCCGGAAGATCGTCCGCGACCAGGGCCTGGCGCTCACCACCCTCTCCGAGGAGATCAAGAAGTTCCTGGCCGAGGCCGCCGGCGGCGAGGACCTGGCCGCCGCCCGCGACCAGCTCGCCAAGGCCGCGGTGGACCTGGAGGGGATCGTCGGCGCGATGCTGACCGACCTCGCCGCCACCGAGCAGGACGTCAAGGCGATCTACAAGGTCGGCCTCAACGCCACCCGGCTGCTGATGGCCACCGGTGACGTGGCCCTCGGCTACCTGCTGCTCAAGGGTGCCGCCGTCGCCACCGAGAAGCTGCCGTCCGCCTCCGCCAAGGACGTGGCCTTCTACACCGGAAAGATCGCCGCCGCGAAGTTCTTCGCCAAGGAGATCCTGCCGGGCGTCTCCGTGCAGCGCACGATCGCCGAGAGCGTCGACCAGTCGCTGATGGAGCTGGACGAGGCGGCTTACTAG
- a CDS encoding SseB family protein, with translation MYGYDQNAGAGQGYAAPPPPPQQPQMHMSPEMQMPGYGEQPLYPEPSPPSLADAVRAFTTGSMSAEDFQQIFATSKVYCPRGDNPGFLALHNTQQPVIPMFTSLKELRRYAGKESKYFVITGAEVIDLLPTGYGFVLDMEGDHRMVFDAKAVEQMVDFAMRRMYG, from the coding sequence ATGTACGGCTACGACCAGAACGCGGGTGCGGGCCAGGGCTACGCGGCGCCGCCGCCACCGCCGCAGCAGCCGCAGATGCACATGTCGCCCGAGATGCAGATGCCGGGCTACGGCGAGCAGCCGCTCTACCCCGAGCCGTCGCCGCCGTCGCTGGCCGACGCGGTCCGGGCCTTCACCACGGGGTCGATGTCGGCCGAGGACTTCCAGCAGATCTTCGCCACCTCCAAGGTCTACTGCCCGCGCGGCGACAACCCCGGCTTCCTGGCCCTGCACAACACCCAGCAGCCGGTCATCCCGATGTTCACCTCGCTGAAGGAGCTGCGCCGCTACGCGGGCAAGGAGTCGAAGTACTTCGTGATCACGGGTGCCGAGGTGATCGACCTGCTGCCCACCGGCTACGGCTTCGTGCTCGACATGGAGGGGGACCACCGGATGGTCTTCGACGCCAAGGCGGTGGAGCAGATGGTCGACTTCGCGATGCGGCGGATGTACGGATAG
- a CDS encoding pirin family protein: MPAVTVDNPLTLPRVAAPAEGRQRPVLGVATAPSGFEGEGFPVRRAFAGIDYKHLDPFIMMDQMGEVDYAAGEPKGTPWHPHRGFETVTYIMDGTFVHRDSHGGGGVITDGDTQWMTAGSGLLHIETPPESLVLSGGLFHGLQLWVNLPRKDKMIAPKYQDIRGGSVKLLASADGGALIRLIAGDIAGHEGPGATHTPITMTHLSVSPGAEVVLPWRADFNALAYGLAGSGLAGAEGRPFRMGQAVVFGAGDTLTLRADRTQDSRSANFEVVLLGGLPIREPMMHYGPFVMNTHAELAQAFEDFQAGRLGTIPADA, from the coding sequence ATGCCAGCTGTGACCGTTGACAACCCGTTGACCCTCCCGCGCGTGGCGGCGCCGGCGGAGGGACGGCAGCGCCCGGTGCTCGGTGTCGCCACCGCGCCCAGCGGATTCGAGGGGGAGGGCTTCCCCGTCCGCCGCGCCTTCGCGGGCATCGACTACAAGCACCTCGACCCGTTCATCATGATGGACCAGATGGGCGAGGTGGACTACGCGGCCGGGGAGCCGAAGGGCACGCCCTGGCACCCGCACCGCGGCTTCGAGACCGTCACGTACATCATGGACGGCACCTTCGTGCACCGGGACTCGCACGGTGGCGGCGGTGTGATCACCGACGGTGACACCCAGTGGATGACCGCGGGCTCCGGCCTGCTGCACATCGAGACCCCGCCCGAGTCGCTCGTCCTGAGCGGTGGCCTCTTCCACGGCCTCCAGCTGTGGGTGAACCTGCCGCGCAAGGACAAGATGATCGCGCCGAAGTACCAGGACATCCGGGGCGGCAGCGTCAAGCTGCTCGCCTCGGCCGACGGCGGCGCGCTGATCCGACTGATCGCCGGCGACATCGCGGGTCACGAGGGGCCGGGGGCCACCCACACCCCCATCACCATGACCCACCTTTCGGTGAGCCCCGGTGCCGAGGTCGTGCTGCCCTGGCGCGCCGACTTCAACGCCCTCGCCTACGGTCTGGCCGGCAGCGGCCTCGCCGGTGCGGAGGGTCGCCCGTTCCGGATGGGCCAGGCCGTCGTCTTCGGCGCCGGCGACACGCTCACCCTGCGCGCCGACCGCACCCAGGACTCCCGCTCGGCCAACTTCGAGGTCGTCCTGCTCGGCGGGCTCCCCATCCGCGAGCCGATGATGCACTACGGCCCGTTCGTGATGAACACCCACGCCGAGCTGGCCCAGGCCTTCGAGGACTTCCAGGCCGGCCGTCTGGGCACCATCCCGGCCGACGCCTGA
- a CDS encoding LysR family transcriptional regulator: MDVDTRLLRYFAAVAEEGTLTRAAERLFVSQPALTKQIKQLETQLGVRLFTRSHLGMTLTEAGGALAERVPALLAAWDQAMRETKSAAGQEARVLRVGFLASAANEATPRIIAEFARRRPGWRADMRQAAWSNPSAGLADGDVDVALLRLPFPGQDALRTAVLFTEPRWVALPAGHPFAARDLIPFRDLWDEPFVAAPAESGRWRDHWLATDERDGHPVRIGAVTEQPDDWLSAIANGYGIALAPASAARFYARPGVTYRPVSGVSPSRVGVAWAPADDTHPVVQDFVRCCLDNIPRLEEPPA; encoded by the coding sequence ATGGACGTCGACACCCGGCTGCTGCGTTACTTCGCGGCCGTGGCGGAGGAGGGGACCCTCACCCGTGCCGCGGAACGACTGTTCGTCTCCCAGCCGGCGCTCACCAAGCAGATCAAGCAGCTGGAAACCCAGCTCGGCGTGCGGCTGTTCACACGGTCCCACCTCGGCATGACCCTCACCGAAGCGGGCGGGGCCCTGGCAGAGCGGGTGCCCGCCCTGCTGGCCGCCTGGGACCAGGCGATGCGGGAGACCAAAAGCGCGGCCGGCCAGGAGGCCCGCGTGCTGCGGGTCGGCTTTCTGGCCAGCGCCGCCAACGAGGCGACCCCGCGCATCATCGCGGAGTTCGCCCGACGCCGACCGGGCTGGCGGGCGGACATGCGGCAGGCTGCCTGGTCGAATCCGAGCGCCGGGCTCGCCGACGGGGACGTCGACGTCGCCCTGCTGCGGCTGCCCTTCCCCGGCCAGGACGCTCTGCGGACAGCGGTGCTGTTCACCGAGCCCCGCTGGGTCGCTCTCCCCGCGGGGCACCCGTTCGCCGCCCGCGACCTGATCCCCTTCCGCGATCTGTGGGACGAGCCCTTCGTGGCCGCCCCGGCCGAATCAGGACGGTGGCGGGACCACTGGCTGGCCACCGACGAACGCGACGGCCACCCGGTCCGCATCGGCGCCGTCACCGAACAGCCGGACGACTGGCTCAGCGCGATCGCCAACGGCTACGGCATCGCCCTCGCCCCCGCGTCCGCCGCCCGCTTCTACGCCCGCCCCGGCGTCACCTACCGCCCCGTCAGCGGCGTCAGCCCCAGTCGGGTCGGCGTCGCCTGGGCCCCCGCCGACGACACCCATCCCGTCGTCCAGGACTTCGTCCGCTGCTGCCTGGACAACATCCCCCGGCTGGAGGAGCCCCCCGCCTGA
- a CDS encoding DoxX family protein, which yields MFTAYVIITVIAIVANAGIAVADVVRAEFVLANSAEVGLPEFWLPWLAAVKAAGAAGLLLGLMGVRFIGVAAATGLVLFFIGAVAAHIRARVYRNLAFPGGYLGLAAASLVFVVAR from the coding sequence ATGTTCACCGCCTACGTGATCATCACCGTCATCGCGATCGTGGCCAACGCCGGGATCGCCGTCGCGGACGTGGTCAGGGCCGAGTTCGTCCTCGCCAACTCCGCCGAGGTGGGCCTCCCGGAGTTCTGGCTCCCCTGGCTCGCCGCAGTCAAGGCCGCGGGAGCCGCCGGGCTCCTGCTCGGGCTCATGGGTGTCCGCTTCATCGGCGTCGCCGCCGCGACGGGGCTCGTCCTGTTCTTCATCGGCGCCGTCGCCGCACACATTCGTGCTCGCGTCTACCGCAACCTCGCGTTTCCCGGCGGCTACCTGGGGCTGGCCGCCGCGTCTCTCGTCTTCGTGGTCGCGCGATAG
- a CDS encoding methyltransferase domain-containing protein — translation MSDDPARDEIRPYLSALVDGLRAAGALRTPQWADAFGKVPRHLFVPQWYRQGTDEKGIAVWERADTSDRAAWLSAVYSDQTLVTALDPVTAAQVDDRAWTGVPTSSSTMPGLMAGMLEDLGVEDGHRVLEIGTGTGYNAALLSARLGAGLVHSVDVAPDLVEAARGRLAQIGYTPHLAAADGRDGYPDQTSFDRTIATCSVPGIPSAWVEQSRTGGVILADIALGIEGGLVRVTVDEERRAVGCYTATGGRFMAARGDALAYPHQAHAPQVAETGTRPTTVTAADIRSHYPFRLLLAFHLPSAELVYHADDDGTVALQIQQPDGSWARTPLAGPATVTYGGPPELWQQVEDAWTWWNAHDRPAQDQFGYRRDPDGSHHAWHTTTGRRWLL, via the coding sequence ATGAGCGACGACCCCGCCCGCGACGAGATCCGTCCGTATCTCAGCGCCCTCGTCGACGGGTTACGCGCAGCGGGAGCGCTCCGCACGCCGCAGTGGGCCGACGCGTTCGGCAAGGTGCCCCGTCACCTCTTCGTGCCCCAGTGGTACAGGCAGGGGACCGACGAGAAGGGCATCGCGGTATGGGAGCGCGCCGACACATCCGACCGCGCGGCATGGCTCTCGGCCGTCTACAGCGATCAGACCCTCGTCACCGCCCTCGACCCCGTCACCGCCGCCCAGGTCGACGACCGCGCCTGGACGGGCGTCCCGACGTCGTCGAGCACCATGCCCGGCCTCATGGCCGGCATGCTGGAAGACCTCGGCGTCGAGGACGGGCACCGGGTGCTGGAAATCGGCACCGGAACCGGCTACAACGCAGCCCTGCTGTCCGCCCGGCTCGGCGCCGGCCTTGTCCACTCGGTCGACGTCGCCCCGGATCTCGTCGAAGCCGCTCGCGGTCGCCTCGCCCAGATCGGTTACACGCCGCACCTGGCCGCCGCCGACGGCCGCGACGGATACCCGGACCAGACCTCGTTCGACCGGACCATCGCCACCTGCTCCGTTCCGGGCATCCCCTCTGCGTGGGTCGAACAGTCCCGGACCGGCGGGGTCATCCTCGCCGACATCGCCCTCGGCATCGAGGGCGGACTCGTCCGCGTCACCGTCGATGAGGAGCGACGCGCCGTGGGCTGCTACACCGCGACCGGGGGACGCTTCATGGCCGCTCGTGGCGACGCCCTGGCCTACCCCCATCAGGCACACGCGCCACAGGTGGCGGAGACCGGCACCCGGCCCACCACCGTCACCGCGGCGGACATCCGGAGCCACTATCCCTTCCGGCTGCTCCTCGCCTTCCACCTGCCCTCCGCCGAGCTCGTCTACCACGCCGACGACGACGGGACCGTGGCGCTGCAGATCCAGCAGCCCGACGGCTCATGGGCCCGCACACCCCTCGCGGGACCTGCGACCGTCACCTACGGCGGCCCGCCTGAACTGTGGCAGCAGGTCGAAGACGCCTGGACCTGGTGGAACGCGCACGATCGCCCCGCCCAAGACCAGTTCGGCTACCGCCGCGACCCGGACGGTAGCCACCACGCATGGCACACCACCACCGGCCGCCGCTGGCTCCTCTGA
- a CDS encoding DUF397 domain-containing protein, with the protein MAENTWQRSSFCGGGGNNCIEVRPEGGLIQMRESQAPDTVITMTRAQLAAFVHGAKAGEYDHLI; encoded by the coding sequence ATGGCGGAAAACACGTGGCAGCGGTCATCCTTCTGCGGCGGTGGCGGAAACAACTGCATAGAGGTGCGCCCTGAAGGCGGACTGATCCAGATGCGGGAGAGCCAGGCACCGGACACCGTGATCACCATGACCCGCGCACAGCTCGCCGCCTTCGTCCACGGGGCGAAAGCCGGCGAGTACGACCACCTGATCTGA
- a CDS encoding helix-turn-helix transcriptional regulator translates to MPPRTVTTARQRRLGAELRKMREAAGLNAREASTLLGIDHTRISHMETARFGIGSDRLRVLASNYGCTDQAYVDALIAMATERDKGWWEEYRGILPAGFLDLSELESRATFLRTYQIAHLPGLTQTEDYARAVFDFTFPRLSKEDAEARTAHRMKRAHVLDRRDGPKFTAVVHEAALRMRFGGRDLARKQLEHLLSLSERPNCTIRVLTFEADGFAGSGQAVLLAGGPLPQLDTVQLDSAHGALFLDAEAQLNAYRDLLSAVERRSLNARQSRDLIREIAHTL, encoded by the coding sequence ATGCCACCAAGGACAGTCACGACGGCTCGCCAACGACGGCTGGGCGCCGAGCTTCGGAAGATGCGGGAGGCCGCCGGCCTCAACGCCCGGGAAGCCTCGACACTCCTCGGCATCGATCACACGAGAATCAGCCACATGGAGACGGCGCGGTTCGGCATCGGTTCCGACCGACTGCGGGTCCTCGCCAGCAACTACGGCTGCACGGACCAGGCGTACGTCGACGCACTCATCGCCATGGCGACGGAACGTGACAAGGGTTGGTGGGAGGAGTACCGCGGAATCCTGCCCGCCGGATTTCTCGACCTCTCCGAGCTGGAATCCAGGGCCACATTTCTCCGCACGTACCAGATCGCCCACCTTCCAGGGCTCACCCAGACCGAAGACTACGCGCGAGCCGTTTTCGATTTCACCTTCCCCCGCCTGTCGAAGGAAGACGCCGAGGCGAGAACCGCCCATCGGATGAAACGGGCACACGTCCTCGACCGTCGCGACGGCCCGAAATTCACCGCCGTGGTCCACGAGGCAGCGCTGCGCATGCGCTTCGGTGGCCGGGATTTGGCGCGTAAGCAGCTGGAACACCTGCTCTCCCTGTCGGAGCGGCCGAACTGCACGATCCGCGTGCTCACCTTCGAGGCCGACGGCTTCGCCGGTTCCGGGCAGGCCGTACTGCTCGCCGGCGGCCCACTGCCGCAACTCGACACGGTTCAGCTCGACTCCGCGCACGGCGCACTGTTCCTGGACGCGGAGGCCCAGCTCAACGCCTACCGGGACCTACTCTCGGCGGTGGAGAGACGTAGCCTGAATGCGCGACAGTCGCGAGACCTGATCCGAGAAATCGCGCACACATTGTGA
- a CDS encoding ATP-binding protein has protein sequence MTMALTAPVPPPGRPPENYSFTGPNTPALAGLARWFLRDLLLATGHRNAQLVSVAQLCVSEVVTNAHRHTRAPLVTVSVTVTDRQVTVHVHDDSTALPVPRALSEKAERGRGLRILDAFADAWGTDLYGGRQPRSKSVWFRLDDDGRYDAPRGDDGVSPRRGL, from the coding sequence ATGACGATGGCCTTGACCGCTCCCGTACCGCCGCCCGGCCGTCCGCCCGAGAACTACAGCTTCACCGGGCCCAACACACCCGCTCTCGCCGGCCTGGCGCGCTGGTTCCTCAGGGATCTGCTGCTGGCCACCGGCCACCGGAATGCCCAGCTCGTCTCCGTGGCGCAGCTGTGCGTGTCCGAAGTGGTCACCAACGCCCACCGACACACCCGGGCGCCCCTGGTCACCGTCTCCGTCACGGTCACGGACCGTCAGGTGACCGTGCACGTCCACGACGACAGCACCGCCCTCCCCGTGCCGAGAGCCCTGTCCGAGAAGGCGGAACGCGGGCGCGGGCTGCGCATTCTGGACGCCTTCGCCGACGCCTGGGGGACCGACCTCTACGGTGGCCGGCAGCCGCGGTCCAAGTCCGTCTGGTTCCGGCTGGACGACGACGGGAGATACGACGCCCCTCGCGGAGATGATGGAGTGTCACCCCGCCGGGGCCTTTGA